The window GCAGGCGGGCGGTGAGTTCGAAGAGGCGGGCCATGCCGTCCTCGTCGCGCCGCCCGGTGCCGGACTCGCCCAGCTCGGGCAGCAGCCGGGCCAGCTCCTCCTCCTGTCCGGCGGCCGCGGCGGCCAGCTCGCCGGGGAGTTCGCGGCGCAGGGCGCGCAGCGCGGTGGAGAACGGCGCGAAGGGCAGTCCGTCGGCGCCGATCTCCACACAGCCGCCGAGTGCGACCACCGCCCCCCGGCGGCGGGCGGCGGTGGCGAACTCCTCGATGAGGCGGGTCTTGCCGACCCCGGCCTCTCCGCCGATGAGCAGGGCCTGCGGCTCGCCCTCGCGGGAGCGGGCGAGGGCGTCGTGCAGCGCGCCCGACTCCTCGGCACGGCCGACGAACACGGGGCTGACGGACCTGGTCTCCACGGGCCCGAGCATCGCATGCGTGTCCGACACAGCGGCACCGGTTTTCCGATCAGCGGTCTTCCGATCACCGGTCTTCCGATCGGAGGACAGGACACCGACGGCCGCCGCTCCGGCCGGTGCCGCCCCGGCGTTCACGCGGCCCGGGTGGACCGGGTCCGGCGCAAGCCCCGGGTATGGCTCTCGTGCTCGGCGGAGTTCTCGGCCGCTTCCCGGCGGGCCCGGGCGGCCTCGCGGACCAGGCGCTGGTGTTCGGCCCGGCTGATGAGGTCGGCGGTGCGCAACTGCTGGAGTTCGTACTCGAACATGGTGTGTCCTTCGAGGTGAGAGGGTCGGTCACGGAGGGTTTCTCCGTGCTGACCTCACTCTCGTCTCCCAGGCGGGCCCGCCACATCGGGAGAGTTCCGCATCTTCGGCGGCGGCCGGGGCCTTAGGACACGGCTGAGGGGTCCCAGGGGCTCCGTAAGGTGCTTACGGAACTCCTAAGACCCCTCAGGACCTGCGGTGACTCAGCCTGCGGAGGGCAGTCCGAGCAGGATGCCGGTGTACTTGAGGACGGCCAGGAACAGGCCGATGACACCGAGCGCGACGCCCGCCCAGGCGACGGACTTGATCCAGGGGGCCTGGATCCTGCCGGGCGTGCCGAACGCGGGCCGGGCCAGCGTCACGACGCCGACGACCAGCGCGACGACCGCGAACAGGCCGGCCCACAGGGCGGTGGCCTGCCAGGCGTCGCCGTAGACCGCCTGGATCTGCTGGGCCACGCCCGCTCCCTGCGCGGTCTCCAGCTGGCCGACCAGGTTCTGGCGCGCCGCGGCGATCGTGCCGACCCAGCTGCCGGTGAGCGAGACGACGCCCAGCGCGGCGGAGACCACGGCGGCGGCACCCTGGCCGGTGCCGGAGGGGGTCTCCTCCTTGGTCGCGACGACCTCGGTCTCGGCAACCTCTGTCTCGACGACCTCCGCCTCGGCCGGGGCCTCGGTCGTGGTCGCCTCGTCGGACTCGGTGGTGTCCACCGCCTTCTCGGTCGTGGCCTCGGTGGCCTTGGTCTCGTCCACTGCGTTCGTTGCCATGTCTCGCACCGTAAAGTCGCTGTCTGAGAAGTCTCTTAATGATCGTTGTGAGCGGCACGCGCGCGGGCCGCCCGCCACTCGGGCGCCAGCACCGACCAGACTTCGAGATCGTGCCGTACGCCACGATAGGGGTGCGCCTCGCGTCGCACACCGTCGCGGGTCATGCCGAGGCGCCGGGCCACGTTCAGACTGGGCTGATTTCCCGCTGCGGCGACCCACTCGATCCGGTGAATGCCGCGCTCCTCGACCGCCCAGTCGATGAGGACGCGCATGGCCCGGGTGACCAGGCCGCGCCCCGTCCCGGCGGGCTCCAGCCAGCAGCCGACCTCGCAGTTGCCGCTCGCCGCGTCGAAGTTCAGGAACAGCACGCCGCCCACGAGTTTGCCGTTCAGCCACAGGCCGTGCAGCGAGCGGGTGTCGGCCGCGCGCATGTCGGCGTACCGCTGGAGCATGGCCCGCGCGGACTCCACGTCCGTCTCCTGCGAACCGAAGCTGATGAACTGCCCGA of the Streptomyces koelreuteriae genome contains:
- a CDS encoding GNAT family N-acetyltransferase translates to MYAISLGDDAELRPLEPWHAEEFFAHLERGRDFIGQFISFGSQETDVESARAMLQRYADMRAADTRSLHGLWLNGKLVGGVLFLNFDAASGNCEVGCWLEPAGTGRGLVTRAMRVLIDWAVEERGIHRIEWVAAAGNQPSLNVARRLGMTRDGVRREAHPYRGVRHDLEVWSVLAPEWRAARARAAHNDH